From a region of the Neodiprion fabricii isolate iyNeoFabr1 chromosome 7, iyNeoFabr1.1, whole genome shotgun sequence genome:
- the LOC124186818 gene encoding supervillin-like isoform X1 → MTRLVQEVNSMEMRSISIANRLAALEQNGSTKWKYTFPCDTKLYPPATPCNENDSTDGNFLQRSDSVVKQGKLAERLEKLETASEKWRRRVAATDAVQYSIYGKMKVDHSEGLHSTVSSPLIQAIENESSRGKKLPRAERFRVEKESAGKTTENVTTNEPVTMFRRTLSTRRILDVEKIGPSQQHSDLTVSVPQTADLNFTTFFGGVSTARRDEEYIDLNESDFDIIKSHSELLVQRRTVPTRGRRLKSKNPLRVLAARTDLRMEYTEVKTGVAERIMKDLSIEKLAKSSSLAVEALAGLASTEDFNAISLRNAAEYAQSSGSTLCAYKKLMLILVKGRRHVQVRLVEPIASSINSGDNYILVTPTEVYNYVGKYSNVIERTRSADIALTIQQNKEFGCTANQVITVSEEKSTCSRNDTSKFWNLLGIDDEIIDVTKAGHPDEDELYENVVIKTNMVYELIDKELVPFTDFWGVIPKIEMLEPNKILIFDFGSEMYIWNGKLATLPNRKLAFDMASELWKKGYDYSECTVCPLTAASVIGARQTPGSVENKASMRPDWCLLLKVTQHMEPVLFKEKFLDWPDFKKVIQTKSNDSKESVDSGVSVQPFNVSVIIQPNTTPVDLMLEGSHLGRGKEWFDKELRKIHLITTLSTTVWHIDEYSHTLLNDNSVGQFHSGDSYIVRWSYRITTTGNKLSGQPSKYSAIGRDRCAYFIWQGQTASPNEQGTAALLTVELDHEKGPQIQVIQGFEPSAFLNLFSGGMIVHIGNRMDKEREERHRLYICRGTLESEVSLIEVPCSMESLRSRCSFVLIDRDTGKLYVWHGGASLPHIRENALQAANKLKVNCPEEAGLTPCSSVDIIEVIEGKEPEEVLNALDKTEMKDYLSLENNDLMGHTPRLFKLSSISGEFRPTELLCAHRADITTPYPFLQIELYQVNQPALFMLDNGNEIWLWQGWWPDSGADDQTGSGAVRWQSERRAAMRTAIQYWQTNHPDSTQLPISLVWAGLEPLEFRNLFPMWETREDVAELNMRDDHKPGEILSIHNELDKLTQSTYPPAELLQRPLPQGVDPTRLELYLSPEDFEKLFSMTKDVFQGLPAWKQIKLKKEIGLF, encoded by the exons ATGACAAGATTAGTCCAGGAAGTGAATTCCATGGAAATGCGCAGCATAAGCATAGCGAATCGATTAGCAGCCCTTGAGCAGAACGGGAGTACAAAATGGAAGTATACATTTCCTTGCGATACCAAGCTCTACCCGCCTGCCACACCGTGTAATGAAAAT GATTCGACGGACGGTAACTTTCTACAAAGATCAGATTCAGTGGTGAAGCAGGGAAAGTTAGCTGAACGTCtggaaaaattagaaactgCATCGGAAAAATGGAGGAGAAGAGTTGCTGCTACAGATGCCGTTCAATATTCCATATATGGAAAGATGAAAGTTGATCACTCAGAGGGTCTTCATTCCACCGTATCTTCACCCCTTATTCAGGCAATTGAGAACGAATCGagcagaggaaaaaaattacctagAGCGGAACGTTTCAGAGTAGAGAAAG AATCTGCAGGAAAAACGACCGAAAATGTCACTACCAACGAACCTGTTACTATGTTCAGGAGAACTTTGTCTACTCGAAGAATACTTGATG ttgaaaaaattggaccGTCTCAGCAACATTCTGATCTTACTGTTTCTGTCCCGCAAACCGCCGACCTGAATTTTACTACGTTTTTCGGTGGCGTGTCTACGGCACGACGTGACGAAGAATATATTGACTTAAATGAAAGTGACTTTGACATCATCAAGTCGCATTCTGAACT TTTAGTACAGAGAAGAACAGTACCGACTAGGGGACGAAGATTAAAGTCTAAAAATCCGCTGCGAGTACTCGCAGCACGCACCGATCTCAGGATGGAGTACACCGAAGTAAAAACAGGTGTTGCCGAGAGAATTATGAAAGATTTGAGCATTGAAAAGT TGGCAAAATCTTCATCGTTAGCGGTTGAAGCGCTGGCTGGCCTTGCCTCAACCGAAGACTTCAATGCTATATCGTTAAGAAATGCAGCTGAATATGCGCAAAGCTCTGGATCAACGCTATGCgcttataaaaaattgatgttgaTTCTTGTGAAAGGAAGACGACATGTGCAGGTCAGACTCGTTGAACCTATTGCATCGAGTATCAACAGCGGTGACAACTACATATTAGTCACTCCAACAGAG GTGTACAACTATGTGGGAAAGTATAGCAATGTCATTGAGCGAACTCGGAGCGCAGATATAGCGTTGACAATTCAGCAGAACAAGGAGTTCGGCTGTACGGCAAATCAAGTGATCACAGTTAGCGAAGAGAAGTCTACTTGTTCAAGAAATGACACGTCCAAGTTTTGGAACCTCCTCGGGATTGACGATGAGATAATCGATG TAACGAAAGCTGGTCATCCGGACGAAGACGAACTTTATGAAAATGTCGTAATAAAGACAAATATGGTATATGAACTAATCGATAAAGAATTGGTTCCATTTACAGACTTTTGGGGCGTAATACCAAAGATCGAAATGTTGGAACCTAACAAG attttgatatttgatttTGGTAGCGAGATGTACATTTGGAACGGCAAGTTGGCTACTTTACCAAATCGTAAACTTGCTTTTGACATGGCCAGTGAACTGTGGAAAAAAGGTTACGACTATTCCGAGTGTACAGTATGCCCGTTAACAGCGGCCTCTGTAATAGGAGCGCGTCAAACACCGGGATCTGTTGAAAATAAGGCATCTATGCGACCCGACTGGTGCCTCTTACTCAAAGTGACGCAGCACATGGAGCCGGtattatttaaagaaaaatttctggaTTGGCctgattttaaaaaagtaatacAGACGAAAAGTAACGACAGTAAAGAGTCGGTTGACAGTGGCGTCTCTGTCCAGCCATTTAACGTCAGTGTTATAATCCAACCGAATACAACGCCGGTCGACTTAATGCTGGAAGGAAGTCACCTTGGTCGTGGAAAAGAGTGGTTCGACAAAgag CTCAGGAAAATCCACCTCATTACTACGCTGAGCACAACTGTATGGCACATAGACGAATATTCGCATACTCTGTTGAACGATAATTCTGTGGGACAGTTCCATTCTGGAGATAGTTACATTGTTCGCTGGTCGTACAGAATTACTACTACTG GAAACAAACTCAGTGGCCAGCCTTCCAAGTATTCGGCAATAGGAAGAGATCGTTGTGCTTACTTTATTTGGCAAGGACAAACAGCATCGCCGAACGAACAGGGAACTGCAGCACTGCTTACCGTCGAACTGGATCATGAAAAAGGACCTCAAATCCAGGTCATTCAAGGTTTCGAACCGTCTGCCTTCCTCAATCTATTTTCTGGAGGCATGATTGTACACATTGGAAACAGAATGGATAAAGAAAGGGAGGAAAGACACAGATTATACATTTGTCGAGGCACTCTCGAGTCTGAAGTATCTCTGATTGAAGTCCCCTGCTCTATGGAAAGCTTAAGAAGTCGGTGTTCCTTCGTTTTAATTGATCGTGATACTGGAAAACTGTACGTGTGGCATGGAGGCGCCTCGCTACCTCACATCAGAGAG AATGCATTGCAAGCTGCTAACAAGCTTAAAGTCAATTGCCCTGAAGAAGCAGGGCTGACTCCATGCAGCAGCGTCGACATAATCGAAGTTATCGAGGGTAAAGAACCTGAGGAAGTTTTGAACG CTCTTGATAAAACTGAGATGAAGGACTATTTGTCTCTGGAAAATAACGATTTAATGGGACACACACCGAGGCTTTTTAAGTTGTCAAGCATCTCGGGGGAGTTTAGGCCAACCGAATTGCTCTGTGCCCATCGCGCCGATATCACAACTCCGTATCCCTTTCTGCAAATTGAATTATACCAAGTAAACCAACCCG CGTTATTTATGCTCGACAATGGGAATGAAATTTGGCTTTGGCAAGGCTGGTGGCCTGACAGCGGAGCCGATGATCAAACCGGAAGTGGAGCTGTACGATGGCAATCTGAGAGAAGAGCTGCGATGAGAACGGCTATCCAGTATTGGCAAACAAATCACCCCGATTCTACTCAACTACCCATTTCGCTGGTCTGGGCTGGCCTGGAACCCTTGGAGTTCAGGAATCTGTTTCCAATGTGGGAAACCCGCGAGGACGTAGCGGAATTGAATATGCGG GATGATCACAAGCCGGGAGAAATACTGAGCATACACAATGAACTGGACAAATTAACTCAAAGCACGTATCCACCTGCTGAATTATTGCAAAGGCCACTGCCTCAAGGAGTGGATCCAACCCGTCTGGAATTATATTTATCACCGGAAGATTTTGAG AAATTGTTCAGCATGACGAAAGATGTATTCCAAGGACTACCAGCATGGAAACAAATTAAgcttaaaaaagaaattggatTATTTTAa
- the LOC124186818 gene encoding supervillin-like isoform X2 encodes MTRLVQEVNSMEMRSISIANRLAALEQNGSTKWKYTFPCDTKLYPPATPCNENDSTDGNFLQRSDSVVKQGKLAERLEKLETASEKWRRRVAATDAVQYSIYGKMKVDHSEGLHSTVSSPLIQAIENESSRGKKLPRAERFRVEKGKTTENVTTNEPVTMFRRTLSTRRILDVEKIGPSQQHSDLTVSVPQTADLNFTTFFGGVSTARRDEEYIDLNESDFDIIKSHSELLVQRRTVPTRGRRLKSKNPLRVLAARTDLRMEYTEVKTGVAERIMKDLSIEKLAKSSSLAVEALAGLASTEDFNAISLRNAAEYAQSSGSTLCAYKKLMLILVKGRRHVQVRLVEPIASSINSGDNYILVTPTEVYNYVGKYSNVIERTRSADIALTIQQNKEFGCTANQVITVSEEKSTCSRNDTSKFWNLLGIDDEIIDVTKAGHPDEDELYENVVIKTNMVYELIDKELVPFTDFWGVIPKIEMLEPNKILIFDFGSEMYIWNGKLATLPNRKLAFDMASELWKKGYDYSECTVCPLTAASVIGARQTPGSVENKASMRPDWCLLLKVTQHMEPVLFKEKFLDWPDFKKVIQTKSNDSKESVDSGVSVQPFNVSVIIQPNTTPVDLMLEGSHLGRGKEWFDKELRKIHLITTLSTTVWHIDEYSHTLLNDNSVGQFHSGDSYIVRWSYRITTTGNKLSGQPSKYSAIGRDRCAYFIWQGQTASPNEQGTAALLTVELDHEKGPQIQVIQGFEPSAFLNLFSGGMIVHIGNRMDKEREERHRLYICRGTLESEVSLIEVPCSMESLRSRCSFVLIDRDTGKLYVWHGGASLPHIRENALQAANKLKVNCPEEAGLTPCSSVDIIEVIEGKEPEEVLNALDKTEMKDYLSLENNDLMGHTPRLFKLSSISGEFRPTELLCAHRADITTPYPFLQIELYQVNQPALFMLDNGNEIWLWQGWWPDSGADDQTGSGAVRWQSERRAAMRTAIQYWQTNHPDSTQLPISLVWAGLEPLEFRNLFPMWETREDVAELNMRDDHKPGEILSIHNELDKLTQSTYPPAELLQRPLPQGVDPTRLELYLSPEDFEKLFSMTKDVFQGLPAWKQIKLKKEIGLF; translated from the exons ATGACAAGATTAGTCCAGGAAGTGAATTCCATGGAAATGCGCAGCATAAGCATAGCGAATCGATTAGCAGCCCTTGAGCAGAACGGGAGTACAAAATGGAAGTATACATTTCCTTGCGATACCAAGCTCTACCCGCCTGCCACACCGTGTAATGAAAAT GATTCGACGGACGGTAACTTTCTACAAAGATCAGATTCAGTGGTGAAGCAGGGAAAGTTAGCTGAACGTCtggaaaaattagaaactgCATCGGAAAAATGGAGGAGAAGAGTTGCTGCTACAGATGCCGTTCAATATTCCATATATGGAAAGATGAAAGTTGATCACTCAGAGGGTCTTCATTCCACCGTATCTTCACCCCTTATTCAGGCAATTGAGAACGAATCGagcagaggaaaaaaattacctagAGCGGAACGTTTCAGAGTAGAGAAAG GAAAAACGACCGAAAATGTCACTACCAACGAACCTGTTACTATGTTCAGGAGAACTTTGTCTACTCGAAGAATACTTGATG ttgaaaaaattggaccGTCTCAGCAACATTCTGATCTTACTGTTTCTGTCCCGCAAACCGCCGACCTGAATTTTACTACGTTTTTCGGTGGCGTGTCTACGGCACGACGTGACGAAGAATATATTGACTTAAATGAAAGTGACTTTGACATCATCAAGTCGCATTCTGAACT TTTAGTACAGAGAAGAACAGTACCGACTAGGGGACGAAGATTAAAGTCTAAAAATCCGCTGCGAGTACTCGCAGCACGCACCGATCTCAGGATGGAGTACACCGAAGTAAAAACAGGTGTTGCCGAGAGAATTATGAAAGATTTGAGCATTGAAAAGT TGGCAAAATCTTCATCGTTAGCGGTTGAAGCGCTGGCTGGCCTTGCCTCAACCGAAGACTTCAATGCTATATCGTTAAGAAATGCAGCTGAATATGCGCAAAGCTCTGGATCAACGCTATGCgcttataaaaaattgatgttgaTTCTTGTGAAAGGAAGACGACATGTGCAGGTCAGACTCGTTGAACCTATTGCATCGAGTATCAACAGCGGTGACAACTACATATTAGTCACTCCAACAGAG GTGTACAACTATGTGGGAAAGTATAGCAATGTCATTGAGCGAACTCGGAGCGCAGATATAGCGTTGACAATTCAGCAGAACAAGGAGTTCGGCTGTACGGCAAATCAAGTGATCACAGTTAGCGAAGAGAAGTCTACTTGTTCAAGAAATGACACGTCCAAGTTTTGGAACCTCCTCGGGATTGACGATGAGATAATCGATG TAACGAAAGCTGGTCATCCGGACGAAGACGAACTTTATGAAAATGTCGTAATAAAGACAAATATGGTATATGAACTAATCGATAAAGAATTGGTTCCATTTACAGACTTTTGGGGCGTAATACCAAAGATCGAAATGTTGGAACCTAACAAG attttgatatttgatttTGGTAGCGAGATGTACATTTGGAACGGCAAGTTGGCTACTTTACCAAATCGTAAACTTGCTTTTGACATGGCCAGTGAACTGTGGAAAAAAGGTTACGACTATTCCGAGTGTACAGTATGCCCGTTAACAGCGGCCTCTGTAATAGGAGCGCGTCAAACACCGGGATCTGTTGAAAATAAGGCATCTATGCGACCCGACTGGTGCCTCTTACTCAAAGTGACGCAGCACATGGAGCCGGtattatttaaagaaaaatttctggaTTGGCctgattttaaaaaagtaatacAGACGAAAAGTAACGACAGTAAAGAGTCGGTTGACAGTGGCGTCTCTGTCCAGCCATTTAACGTCAGTGTTATAATCCAACCGAATACAACGCCGGTCGACTTAATGCTGGAAGGAAGTCACCTTGGTCGTGGAAAAGAGTGGTTCGACAAAgag CTCAGGAAAATCCACCTCATTACTACGCTGAGCACAACTGTATGGCACATAGACGAATATTCGCATACTCTGTTGAACGATAATTCTGTGGGACAGTTCCATTCTGGAGATAGTTACATTGTTCGCTGGTCGTACAGAATTACTACTACTG GAAACAAACTCAGTGGCCAGCCTTCCAAGTATTCGGCAATAGGAAGAGATCGTTGTGCTTACTTTATTTGGCAAGGACAAACAGCATCGCCGAACGAACAGGGAACTGCAGCACTGCTTACCGTCGAACTGGATCATGAAAAAGGACCTCAAATCCAGGTCATTCAAGGTTTCGAACCGTCTGCCTTCCTCAATCTATTTTCTGGAGGCATGATTGTACACATTGGAAACAGAATGGATAAAGAAAGGGAGGAAAGACACAGATTATACATTTGTCGAGGCACTCTCGAGTCTGAAGTATCTCTGATTGAAGTCCCCTGCTCTATGGAAAGCTTAAGAAGTCGGTGTTCCTTCGTTTTAATTGATCGTGATACTGGAAAACTGTACGTGTGGCATGGAGGCGCCTCGCTACCTCACATCAGAGAG AATGCATTGCAAGCTGCTAACAAGCTTAAAGTCAATTGCCCTGAAGAAGCAGGGCTGACTCCATGCAGCAGCGTCGACATAATCGAAGTTATCGAGGGTAAAGAACCTGAGGAAGTTTTGAACG CTCTTGATAAAACTGAGATGAAGGACTATTTGTCTCTGGAAAATAACGATTTAATGGGACACACACCGAGGCTTTTTAAGTTGTCAAGCATCTCGGGGGAGTTTAGGCCAACCGAATTGCTCTGTGCCCATCGCGCCGATATCACAACTCCGTATCCCTTTCTGCAAATTGAATTATACCAAGTAAACCAACCCG CGTTATTTATGCTCGACAATGGGAATGAAATTTGGCTTTGGCAAGGCTGGTGGCCTGACAGCGGAGCCGATGATCAAACCGGAAGTGGAGCTGTACGATGGCAATCTGAGAGAAGAGCTGCGATGAGAACGGCTATCCAGTATTGGCAAACAAATCACCCCGATTCTACTCAACTACCCATTTCGCTGGTCTGGGCTGGCCTGGAACCCTTGGAGTTCAGGAATCTGTTTCCAATGTGGGAAACCCGCGAGGACGTAGCGGAATTGAATATGCGG GATGATCACAAGCCGGGAGAAATACTGAGCATACACAATGAACTGGACAAATTAACTCAAAGCACGTATCCACCTGCTGAATTATTGCAAAGGCCACTGCCTCAAGGAGTGGATCCAACCCGTCTGGAATTATATTTATCACCGGAAGATTTTGAG AAATTGTTCAGCATGACGAAAGATGTATTCCAAGGACTACCAGCATGGAAACAAATTAAgcttaaaaaagaaattggatTATTTTAa
- the LOC124186818 gene encoding supervillin-like isoform X3 — translation MFRRTLSTRRILDVEKIGPSQQHSDLTVSVPQTADLNFTTFFGGVSTARRDEEYIDLNESDFDIIKSHSELLVQRRTVPTRGRRLKSKNPLRVLAARTDLRMEYTEVKTGVAERIMKDLSIEKLAKSSSLAVEALAGLASTEDFNAISLRNAAEYAQSSGSTLCAYKKLMLILVKGRRHVQVRLVEPIASSINSGDNYILVTPTEVYNYVGKYSNVIERTRSADIALTIQQNKEFGCTANQVITVSEEKSTCSRNDTSKFWNLLGIDDEIIDVTKAGHPDEDELYENVVIKTNMVYELIDKELVPFTDFWGVIPKIEMLEPNKILIFDFGSEMYIWNGKLATLPNRKLAFDMASELWKKGYDYSECTVCPLTAASVIGARQTPGSVENKASMRPDWCLLLKVTQHMEPVLFKEKFLDWPDFKKVIQTKSNDSKESVDSGVSVQPFNVSVIIQPNTTPVDLMLEGSHLGRGKEWFDKELRKIHLITTLSTTVWHIDEYSHTLLNDNSVGQFHSGDSYIVRWSYRITTTGNKLSGQPSKYSAIGRDRCAYFIWQGQTASPNEQGTAALLTVELDHEKGPQIQVIQGFEPSAFLNLFSGGMIVHIGNRMDKEREERHRLYICRGTLESEVSLIEVPCSMESLRSRCSFVLIDRDTGKLYVWHGGASLPHIRENALQAANKLKVNCPEEAGLTPCSSVDIIEVIEGKEPEEVLNALDKTEMKDYLSLENNDLMGHTPRLFKLSSISGEFRPTELLCAHRADITTPYPFLQIELYQVNQPALFMLDNGNEIWLWQGWWPDSGADDQTGSGAVRWQSERRAAMRTAIQYWQTNHPDSTQLPISLVWAGLEPLEFRNLFPMWETREDVAELNMRDDHKPGEILSIHNELDKLTQSTYPPAELLQRPLPQGVDPTRLELYLSPEDFEKLFSMTKDVFQGLPAWKQIKLKKEIGLF, via the exons ATGTTCAGGAGAACTTTGTCTACTCGAAGAATACTTGATG ttgaaaaaattggaccGTCTCAGCAACATTCTGATCTTACTGTTTCTGTCCCGCAAACCGCCGACCTGAATTTTACTACGTTTTTCGGTGGCGTGTCTACGGCACGACGTGACGAAGAATATATTGACTTAAATGAAAGTGACTTTGACATCATCAAGTCGCATTCTGAACT TTTAGTACAGAGAAGAACAGTACCGACTAGGGGACGAAGATTAAAGTCTAAAAATCCGCTGCGAGTACTCGCAGCACGCACCGATCTCAGGATGGAGTACACCGAAGTAAAAACAGGTGTTGCCGAGAGAATTATGAAAGATTTGAGCATTGAAAAGT TGGCAAAATCTTCATCGTTAGCGGTTGAAGCGCTGGCTGGCCTTGCCTCAACCGAAGACTTCAATGCTATATCGTTAAGAAATGCAGCTGAATATGCGCAAAGCTCTGGATCAACGCTATGCgcttataaaaaattgatgttgaTTCTTGTGAAAGGAAGACGACATGTGCAGGTCAGACTCGTTGAACCTATTGCATCGAGTATCAACAGCGGTGACAACTACATATTAGTCACTCCAACAGAG GTGTACAACTATGTGGGAAAGTATAGCAATGTCATTGAGCGAACTCGGAGCGCAGATATAGCGTTGACAATTCAGCAGAACAAGGAGTTCGGCTGTACGGCAAATCAAGTGATCACAGTTAGCGAAGAGAAGTCTACTTGTTCAAGAAATGACACGTCCAAGTTTTGGAACCTCCTCGGGATTGACGATGAGATAATCGATG TAACGAAAGCTGGTCATCCGGACGAAGACGAACTTTATGAAAATGTCGTAATAAAGACAAATATGGTATATGAACTAATCGATAAAGAATTGGTTCCATTTACAGACTTTTGGGGCGTAATACCAAAGATCGAAATGTTGGAACCTAACAAG attttgatatttgatttTGGTAGCGAGATGTACATTTGGAACGGCAAGTTGGCTACTTTACCAAATCGTAAACTTGCTTTTGACATGGCCAGTGAACTGTGGAAAAAAGGTTACGACTATTCCGAGTGTACAGTATGCCCGTTAACAGCGGCCTCTGTAATAGGAGCGCGTCAAACACCGGGATCTGTTGAAAATAAGGCATCTATGCGACCCGACTGGTGCCTCTTACTCAAAGTGACGCAGCACATGGAGCCGGtattatttaaagaaaaatttctggaTTGGCctgattttaaaaaagtaatacAGACGAAAAGTAACGACAGTAAAGAGTCGGTTGACAGTGGCGTCTCTGTCCAGCCATTTAACGTCAGTGTTATAATCCAACCGAATACAACGCCGGTCGACTTAATGCTGGAAGGAAGTCACCTTGGTCGTGGAAAAGAGTGGTTCGACAAAgag CTCAGGAAAATCCACCTCATTACTACGCTGAGCACAACTGTATGGCACATAGACGAATATTCGCATACTCTGTTGAACGATAATTCTGTGGGACAGTTCCATTCTGGAGATAGTTACATTGTTCGCTGGTCGTACAGAATTACTACTACTG GAAACAAACTCAGTGGCCAGCCTTCCAAGTATTCGGCAATAGGAAGAGATCGTTGTGCTTACTTTATTTGGCAAGGACAAACAGCATCGCCGAACGAACAGGGAACTGCAGCACTGCTTACCGTCGAACTGGATCATGAAAAAGGACCTCAAATCCAGGTCATTCAAGGTTTCGAACCGTCTGCCTTCCTCAATCTATTTTCTGGAGGCATGATTGTACACATTGGAAACAGAATGGATAAAGAAAGGGAGGAAAGACACAGATTATACATTTGTCGAGGCACTCTCGAGTCTGAAGTATCTCTGATTGAAGTCCCCTGCTCTATGGAAAGCTTAAGAAGTCGGTGTTCCTTCGTTTTAATTGATCGTGATACTGGAAAACTGTACGTGTGGCATGGAGGCGCCTCGCTACCTCACATCAGAGAG AATGCATTGCAAGCTGCTAACAAGCTTAAAGTCAATTGCCCTGAAGAAGCAGGGCTGACTCCATGCAGCAGCGTCGACATAATCGAAGTTATCGAGGGTAAAGAACCTGAGGAAGTTTTGAACG CTCTTGATAAAACTGAGATGAAGGACTATTTGTCTCTGGAAAATAACGATTTAATGGGACACACACCGAGGCTTTTTAAGTTGTCAAGCATCTCGGGGGAGTTTAGGCCAACCGAATTGCTCTGTGCCCATCGCGCCGATATCACAACTCCGTATCCCTTTCTGCAAATTGAATTATACCAAGTAAACCAACCCG CGTTATTTATGCTCGACAATGGGAATGAAATTTGGCTTTGGCAAGGCTGGTGGCCTGACAGCGGAGCCGATGATCAAACCGGAAGTGGAGCTGTACGATGGCAATCTGAGAGAAGAGCTGCGATGAGAACGGCTATCCAGTATTGGCAAACAAATCACCCCGATTCTACTCAACTACCCATTTCGCTGGTCTGGGCTGGCCTGGAACCCTTGGAGTTCAGGAATCTGTTTCCAATGTGGGAAACCCGCGAGGACGTAGCGGAATTGAATATGCGG GATGATCACAAGCCGGGAGAAATACTGAGCATACACAATGAACTGGACAAATTAACTCAAAGCACGTATCCACCTGCTGAATTATTGCAAAGGCCACTGCCTCAAGGAGTGGATCCAACCCGTCTGGAATTATATTTATCACCGGAAGATTTTGAG AAATTGTTCAGCATGACGAAAGATGTATTCCAAGGACTACCAGCATGGAAACAAATTAAgcttaaaaaagaaattggatTATTTTAa